The Meles meles chromosome 12, mMelMel3.1 paternal haplotype, whole genome shotgun sequence genome includes a window with the following:
- the CBLN2 gene encoding cerebellin-2: MPAPGRGPLGPPLTMPGRRGALREPAGCGSCLGAALALLLLLLPAGCPVRAQNDTEPIVLEGKCLVVCDSSPSADGAVTSSLGISVRSGSAKVAFSATRSTNHEPSEMSNRTMTIYFDQVLVNIGNHFDLASSIFVAPRKGIYSFSFHVVKVYNRQTIQVSLMQNGYPVISAFAGDQDVTREAASNGVLLLMEREDKVHLKLERGNLMGGWKYSTFSGFLVFPL, translated from the exons ATGCCGGCGCCCGGCCGGGGCCCCCTCGGGCCGCCGCTGACCATGCCCGGGCGCCGGGGGGCGCTGCGCGAGCCGGCCGGCTGCGGCTCCTGCCTGGGGGCGGCGCtggccctgctgctgctgctgcttcctgcCGGCTGCCCGGTGCGGGCGCAGAACGACACGGAGCCCATTGTGCTGGAGGGCAAGTGCCTGGTGGTGTGCGATTCGAGCCCGTCCGCGGACGGCGCGGTCACCTCCTCCCTGGGCATCTCCGTGCGCTCCGGCAGCGCCAAGGTGGCCTTCTCCGCTACGCGGAGCACCAACCACGAGCCCTCCGAGATGAGCAACCGCACCATGACCATCTACTTCGACCAG GTATTAGTAAATATTGGCAACCATTTCGATCTTGCCTCCAGTATATTTGTAGCACCAAGAAAAGGGATTTATAGCTTCAGCTTCCACGTGGTCAAAGTGTACAACAGACAGACCATCCAG GTCAGTTTAATGCAGAACGGCTACCCGGTGATCTCAGCCTTTGCAGGAGACCAGGACGTGACCAGAGAAGCTGCCAGCAACGGCGTCCTACTGCTGATGGAAAGGGAGGACAAAGTGCATCTCAAACTGGAGAGGGGGAACCTCATGGGAGGCTGGAAGTACTCCACGTTCTCGGGCTTCTTGGTTTTTCCTCTATAA